A stretch of the Actinoalloteichus fjordicus genome encodes the following:
- a CDS encoding PhoH family protein, with product MLDTSVLLSDPWAITRFAEHSVVLPLVVISELEGKRHHPELGWFAREALRLLDDLRLRHGRLDRPIPVGEADGTLHVELNHTDPTVLPPGFRTDSGDARILACALNLAAEGRRVTLVTKDMPLRVKAGSVGLVADEYRAQNVAPSGWTGMADLDVEHELIDALFKEGTVDLDEARDMPCNTGLRLLSGTGSALARVTAEKRVRLVRGDREAFGLRGRSAEQRIALDLLLDPEIGIVSLGGRAGTGKSALALCAGLESVLERSQHRKVVVFRPVYAVGGQELGYLPGSESEKMQPWAEAVFDTLGALAGQHVIDEVVDRGMLEVLPLTHIRGRSLHDSFVIVDEAQSLERNVLLTVLSRLGSNSRVVLTHDVAQRDNLRVGRHDGVAAVIEKLKGHPLFAHVTLTRSERSPIAALVTEMLEGDSPL from the coding sequence GTGCTCGACACGTCGGTCCTCTTGTCCGATCCCTGGGCGATCACCAGGTTCGCCGAGCATTCCGTGGTCCTGCCGCTGGTGGTGATCAGTGAGCTGGAGGGCAAGCGGCACCATCCCGAACTGGGCTGGTTCGCCCGCGAGGCGCTTCGACTCCTGGACGACCTGCGGCTCCGCCACGGGCGGCTGGATCGTCCGATCCCCGTCGGGGAGGCCGACGGCACACTGCACGTCGAGCTGAACCACACCGATCCCACGGTCCTGCCGCCGGGCTTTCGCACCGATTCCGGTGATGCACGCATCCTCGCCTGCGCGTTGAATCTCGCGGCGGAGGGCAGGCGGGTCACCCTGGTGACCAAGGACATGCCCCTCCGGGTGAAGGCGGGCTCCGTCGGACTGGTCGCCGACGAGTACCGGGCGCAGAACGTGGCCCCTTCCGGGTGGACCGGGATGGCCGATCTGGACGTCGAGCACGAGCTGATCGACGCCCTCTTCAAAGAGGGGACCGTGGATCTGGACGAGGCACGGGACATGCCGTGCAACACGGGACTCCGGCTGCTCTCGGGAACGGGCAGTGCACTGGCCAGGGTGACGGCGGAGAAGCGAGTCCGGCTGGTCCGAGGCGACCGAGAGGCCTTCGGCCTGCGGGGTCGCTCGGCCGAGCAGCGGATCGCGCTCGACCTCCTGCTCGATCCGGAGATCGGGATCGTGTCGCTGGGCGGCAGGGCAGGCACCGGCAAGTCGGCGCTGGCGCTGTGCGCGGGGCTGGAATCGGTGCTGGAACGGTCGCAGCATCGGAAGGTGGTGGTCTTCCGACCGGTCTATGCGGTCGGCGGTCAGGAGCTCGGCTACCTGCCCGGCAGCGAGAGCGAGAAGATGCAGCCGTGGGCCGAGGCGGTGTTCGACACCCTCGGCGCCCTGGCGGGGCAGCACGTGATCGACGAGGTGGTGGATCGGGGGATGCTGGAGGTCCTGCCGCTGACCCACATCCGAGGCCGGTCACTGCACGACTCCTTCGTCATCGTCGACGAGGCCCAGTCCCTGGAACGCAACGTGCTGCTCACCGTGCTGTCGCGGCTGGGCAGCAATTCGCGGGTGGTGCTCACCCATGACGTGGCGCAGCGGGACAACCTCCGCGTGGGCAGGCACGACGGTGTCGCGGCGGTGATCGAGAAGCTCAAAGGCCATCCGCTGTTCGCCCACGTCACGCTCACGCGCTCGGAGCGATCGCCGATCGCGGCCCTGGTGACCGAGATGCTGGAGGGGGACTCGCCGCTCTAG
- a CDS encoding GuaB1 family IMP dehydrogenase-related protein translates to MQFLDGHRPAHDLTYDDLFLVPRRSGVESRFDVDLSTSDGTGTTLPLVVANMTAVAGRRMAETVARRGGLVVLPQDVAPAAVAEIVDWVKHRHPVWDTALVLRTDDSVADALNLLPKRAHGLVVVVDDDQRPVGTVDEAACTGVDRFTRLGEVLDTELVVVPTGTEPREVFDRLHGRQATAALSVDSDGRLVGVLTGLGALRAGIYQPALDAAGRLRVAAAVGVNGDVAAKAAALLAAGVDTLVVDTAHGHQEKMLSALKAVRALDPQVPLVAGNVVTAEGVRDLVEAGADVIKVGVGPGAMCTTRMMTGVGRPQFSAVAECAAEARALGRHVWADGGVRHPRDVALALAAGASSVMIGSWFAGTYESPGDLRRDESGRAYKESFGMASKRAVGARTRTDSAFDRARKGLFEEGISSSRMLLDPKRPGVEDLIDEISSGVRSACTYAGAQTLKEFHERALLGIQSAAGFAEGRPLPAGW, encoded by the coding sequence GTGCAGTTCCTTGACGGACACCGCCCCGCCCACGACCTGACCTACGACGATCTCTTCCTCGTGCCTCGACGTTCCGGGGTCGAGTCTCGCTTCGACGTGGACCTGTCGACGTCGGACGGCACCGGGACGACGCTGCCCCTGGTGGTGGCCAACATGACGGCGGTGGCAGGCAGGCGGATGGCCGAGACCGTCGCCCGACGCGGTGGTCTGGTGGTGCTGCCGCAGGACGTGGCGCCCGCCGCAGTCGCGGAGATCGTCGACTGGGTGAAGCACCGGCACCCGGTGTGGGACACGGCCCTGGTGCTACGCACCGACGACTCGGTGGCCGACGCGCTCAATCTGCTGCCCAAGCGCGCGCACGGCCTCGTCGTGGTCGTCGACGACGATCAGCGACCGGTGGGCACCGTCGACGAGGCGGCTTGCACGGGAGTGGACCGGTTCACCCGGCTCGGCGAGGTGCTCGACACGGAGCTGGTGGTCGTGCCCACCGGAACCGAGCCGCGCGAGGTCTTCGACCGGCTGCACGGCAGGCAGGCGACCGCCGCGTTGTCGGTCGACTCCGACGGACGGCTCGTGGGAGTGCTGACCGGCCTCGGCGCGCTGCGCGCAGGCATCTATCAACCCGCCCTGGACGCGGCGGGACGCCTCCGGGTCGCGGCGGCGGTCGGGGTGAACGGCGACGTGGCCGCGAAGGCAGCTGCGCTGCTGGCGGCCGGGGTGGACACCCTCGTCGTGGACACCGCGCACGGGCATCAGGAGAAGATGCTCAGCGCGCTGAAGGCGGTTCGGGCGCTGGACCCGCAGGTCCCGCTCGTGGCGGGCAACGTCGTGACCGCGGAGGGCGTCCGCGACCTGGTCGAGGCGGGAGCCGATGTGATCAAGGTCGGCGTCGGTCCCGGCGCGATGTGCACGACGCGGATGATGACCGGCGTCGGCAGGCCGCAGTTCTCCGCCGTCGCCGAGTGCGCCGCCGAGGCGCGTGCGCTCGGCAGGCACGTCTGGGCGGACGGCGGAGTCCGGCATCCGCGCGACGTCGCATTGGCCCTGGCGGCGGGGGCCTCCTCCGTGATGATCGGCTCGTGGTTCGCAGGCACCTACGAATCGCCCGGCGACCTGCGCCGCGACGAGTCCGGCCGCGCGTACAAGGAGTCGTTCGGCATGGCCTCCAAGCGTGCCGTCGGTGCCCGCACGCGCACCGACAGCGCGTTCGACCGGGCCAGGAAGGGTCTGTTCGAGGAGGGCATCTCCAGTTCGCGGATGCTGCTGGACCCGAAGCGGCCCGGCGTCGAGGACCTGATCGACGAGATCTCCTCCGGTGTCCGCTCCGCCTGCACCTACGCGGGCGCGCAAACCCTGAAGGAGTTCCACGAGCGGGCGCTGCTGGGCATCCAGTCCGCGGCCGGCTTCGCCGAGGGTCGCCCGCTGCCCGCCGGGTGGTGA
- a CDS encoding EamA family transporter has product MTAGALVPPAAPRSARSPGAAVGLGLAGIVLVGGSVPITGLLDDYPLFAAQSLRYLIGALCLLGRLLLRGRSPGDRGPADRRQADRGAEDRARRGWRLPVPGARDLLALAAVAAFGMVGFSIFVLLAQRHADPGLVAAMVGSAPLLIGILAPLIAGRRPGRAVILGAALVVVGAAVLSGGGSWQGPGLLLAGLALAGEAAFTLFAVGPLRRLGAMATAAYACAVAAIGAGLVSVVAEGPAAWRLPYPAEAVALLVLGVLVTAVAFGWWFHCVSTVGADRASVLIGAMPVAGLGVAVLLGAQELAASALLGAVLVALGCVLGLGVRRPRRGGDGAC; this is encoded by the coding sequence ATGACCGCCGGAGCCCTCGTGCCACCCGCAGCGCCCCGCTCGGCCCGTTCCCCCGGCGCCGCCGTCGGGCTGGGGCTGGCGGGCATCGTCCTGGTCGGCGGCTCCGTGCCGATCACCGGCCTGCTCGACGACTATCCGCTCTTCGCCGCCCAGTCGCTGCGATACCTGATCGGAGCGCTCTGCCTGCTCGGCCGGCTGCTGCTGCGAGGCCGCAGCCCCGGTGATCGAGGGCCTGCCGACCGCAGGCAGGCAGATCGGGGCGCGGAGGATCGGGCGCGGCGCGGGTGGCGCCTGCCGGTGCCCGGCGCGCGCGACCTGCTCGCCCTCGCGGCGGTGGCCGCGTTCGGCATGGTGGGCTTCAGCATCTTCGTGCTGCTCGCCCAGCGACATGCCGATCCCGGTCTGGTGGCCGCCATGGTCGGGTCGGCCCCGTTGCTGATCGGCATCCTCGCTCCGCTGATCGCGGGACGGCGGCCGGGCCGGGCGGTGATCCTCGGCGCCGCGCTGGTGGTCGTCGGGGCGGCGGTGCTCTCCGGCGGCGGCTCCTGGCAGGGGCCGGGTCTGCTGCTGGCCGGTCTCGCGTTGGCTGGTGAGGCCGCCTTCACGTTGTTCGCGGTCGGACCCCTTCGTCGACTCGGGGCGATGGCGACGGCGGCGTACGCCTGTGCGGTTGCCGCGATCGGTGCGGGGCTGGTCAGTGTGGTCGCCGAAGGGCCTGCGGCCTGGCGGCTTCCCTACCCGGCCGAGGCCGTCGCCCTGCTGGTGCTGGGCGTGCTGGTCACCGCGGTGGCCTTCGGCTGGTGGTTCCACTGTGTGTCGACGGTCGGCGCCGATCGCGCGTCGGTGCTGATCGGCGCCATGCCGGTGGCCGGGTTGGGGGTTGCGGTGCTGCTGGGTGCGCAGGAGCTCGCGGCTTCGGCGCTGCTCGGCGCGGTCCTGGTCGCCCTCGGCTGCGTACTCGGGCTGGGGGTGCGTCGACCTCGCCGAGGCGGCGACGGGGCGTGCTGA
- a CDS encoding S1 family peptidase, protein MRLRKSVAALFAAAVAPVLIATAGPAGATEDADTRTSPAVEAETQASDADRIETMIVGGRDATQDYPFIATLVRPDGSLGCSGSLVDENWVVTAAHCVYGGRADGSNLRVGSINGHEGGTVVDFTEIVIHPDYDDSEVTRIDMDIALLRLESPVPDAQPITLQARRPTDDQYGLLLGWGQQCAEPGGCGQADILQELDVLIDNRLGCESGFNSETELCHVAAAGTGPCYGDSGGPVLAERSGFTYLAGLTARMGYPGENGGSPWCGEGVTIATDVSAHYGWIQSHISA, encoded by the coding sequence ATGCGACTCCGAAAGTCCGTCGCGGCGCTGTTCGCCGCCGCCGTCGCTCCCGTCTTGATCGCCACGGCGGGACCCGCCGGCGCGACCGAGGACGCCGACACGCGCACCTCCCCGGCCGTCGAGGCCGAGACGCAGGCCTCCGACGCAGACCGCATCGAGACGATGATCGTCGGCGGCCGGGATGCGACCCAGGACTACCCGTTCATCGCGACGCTGGTCCGTCCGGACGGCTCCCTCGGTTGCAGCGGCAGCCTGGTCGACGAGAACTGGGTCGTGACTGCGGCGCACTGCGTCTACGGCGGTAGGGCCGACGGCAGCAACCTGCGCGTGGGCAGCATCAACGGCCACGAGGGCGGCACCGTCGTCGACTTCACCGAGATCGTCATCCACCCGGACTACGACGACTCCGAGGTCACCCGCATCGACATGGACATCGCGCTGCTCCGCCTGGAGAGCCCGGTGCCCGACGCCCAGCCCATCACGCTGCAGGCACGTCGTCCCACCGACGACCAGTACGGTCTGCTGCTGGGCTGGGGACAGCAGTGCGCTGAGCCGGGCGGCTGCGGCCAGGCCGACATCCTCCAGGAACTGGACGTCCTGATCGACAACCGTCTCGGCTGCGAGAGCGGCTTCAACTCCGAGACCGAGCTCTGCCACGTGGCAGCAGCGGGCACCGGCCCCTGTTACGGCGACTCCGGCGGCCCGGTGCTGGCCGAGCGCAGCGGCTTCACCTACCTGGCGGGTCTCACCGCTCGGATGGGGTACCCCGGCGAGAACGGCGGCTCGCCCTGGTGCGGCGAGGGCGTGACGATCGCGACCGACGTCAGCGCCCACTACGGCTGGATCCAGTCGCACATCAGCGCCTGA
- the pdxR gene encoding MocR-like pyridoxine biosynthesis transcription factor PdxR — protein MRAEWTTLRELLLPEMSTATRGRRERTLEAALRDGVRVGRLAAGTRLPSSRDLAAQLGLARGTVTSAYTQLVAEGYLIAVRGSGTSVARVVDEGAEPSQVAGPRAAQQTWDLRPGLPALSAFPRAAWVAAVRAGLAELPDHALGYPDPVGLRALREELAAYLGRVRSVHADPAEVIITKGAAEGFSLLAAHLSDHGHREIAVEDPGHPGQPRLFAGSGLSVVPIPVDEDGLRVDVLAATSARAVLVTPAHQFPLGVALAPQRRLALVEWARRVNGLILEDDYDAEHRYDRPAIGAMRSLAPGHVAYLGSVSKTLAPALRLGWLVTPLGIRDDLARIKLLRDLGSSTIDQAALARLVRDGGYDRHLRRTRRINRHRRDTLVEALANRLPGWRVVGPSAGLHLVARLPDGVDDRRLSSALARAGVLVPPLSDYLRGLPPSVLFPGLVLGYAGLTPDRLREAVQVVATVSEGADGSGPGPRRIGHPGVDGP, from the coding sequence ATGCGTGCAGAATGGACCACTCTGCGGGAGCTGCTGCTGCCCGAGATGTCCACGGCGACCAGGGGCCGCCGAGAGCGAACCTTGGAGGCCGCGCTCCGGGACGGCGTCCGCGTCGGACGACTCGCCGCCGGAACTCGGCTGCCGTCCAGCCGGGATCTCGCCGCACAGCTCGGACTGGCCCGAGGAACCGTCACCAGTGCCTACACCCAGCTCGTGGCCGAGGGATACCTGATCGCCGTCCGAGGATCGGGCACCTCGGTGGCCAGGGTGGTGGATGAGGGCGCCGAACCGTCGCAGGTCGCAGGCCCGCGTGCCGCGCAGCAGACCTGGGACCTGCGGCCGGGCCTGCCCGCGCTCTCCGCCTTCCCCCGCGCGGCCTGGGTGGCGGCGGTGCGGGCCGGCCTCGCCGAGCTGCCGGACCATGCTCTCGGCTATCCCGATCCGGTCGGCCTGCGCGCTCTCCGGGAGGAACTCGCCGCCTATCTGGGACGCGTGCGCTCCGTGCACGCCGATCCGGCCGAAGTGATCATCACGAAGGGTGCGGCCGAGGGATTCTCCCTGCTCGCGGCCCACCTGTCCGACCACGGTCATCGAGAGATCGCCGTGGAGGACCCCGGCCATCCGGGACAGCCCCGGCTGTTCGCGGGGTCCGGCCTGTCGGTGGTGCCGATCCCGGTCGACGAGGACGGGCTTCGCGTGGACGTGCTGGCCGCGACCTCGGCCCGCGCAGTACTGGTCACCCCCGCACATCAGTTTCCGCTCGGCGTGGCGCTGGCTCCGCAGCGCAGGCTGGCGCTGGTGGAGTGGGCACGCCGGGTGAACGGCCTGATCCTGGAGGACGACTACGACGCCGAGCACCGCTATGACCGGCCCGCCATCGGCGCGATGCGATCGTTGGCCCCCGGCCACGTCGCCTATCTGGGCAGCGTGTCCAAGACCCTGGCCCCTGCCCTGCGTCTCGGCTGGCTCGTCACGCCCCTCGGCATCCGGGACGACCTGGCGCGCATCAAGCTGTTGCGCGATCTCGGCTCCAGCACGATCGATCAGGCGGCGTTGGCCCGGCTGGTGCGTGACGGCGGTTACGACCGGCATCTGCGTCGCACCCGGCGCATCAACCGTCATCGCCGGGACACCCTGGTCGAGGCGCTGGCGAACCGGCTGCCGGGCTGGCGGGTGGTCGGCCCTTCCGCCGGTCTGCACCTGGTGGCCAGGCTGCCCGACGGCGTCGACGACCGCAGGCTGAGCAGTGCGCTGGCTCGGGCGGGCGTGCTCGTTCCGCCGCTCTCCGACTATCTGCGCGGCCTGCCGCCCTCGGTGCTGTTCCCCGGCCTGGTCCTCGGCTACGCGGGGCTGACCCCGGACCGGCTGCGCGAGGCGGTGCAGGTCGTCGCGACGGTGTCCGAGGGGGCGGACGGATCCGGTCCCGGCCCACGGCGGATCGGACACCCCGGGGTCGACGGCCCGTAA
- a CDS encoding NAD(P)/FAD-dependent oxidoreductase — translation MAADRDHEVDLLVLGAGPAGLFAAYYAGFRGLSVAIVDALPEPGGQITAMYPEKMILDVAGFPSVRGRDLVAALVAQADRGAPAYLLGRQARTLVALPAGGSRVGLADGMRIDARAVLITAGLGEFRPRPLPGAGERVGDSVLHFVPRPTTHEGEDIVVVGGGDSAFDWAEALHPIARSVTLVHRRSRFRAHPAMVQAVRERGVPIITDAEVHELLDGPAGLSAVVIRLADGHLRSLPAQRVIAALGFVADLGPIETWGITVDQRTIPVDSTMRTSMERVYAAGDIASYRGKVRLIATGFGEAATAVNNIAVALDPEAHLFPGHSSEA, via the coding sequence ATGGCGGCAGACCGGGACCACGAGGTCGATCTGCTGGTGCTCGGCGCGGGTCCGGCCGGACTCTTCGCCGCGTACTACGCGGGCTTCCGAGGGCTGTCGGTGGCGATCGTGGACGCGCTGCCGGAGCCGGGCGGCCAGATCACCGCGATGTACCCGGAGAAGATGATCCTCGACGTCGCGGGCTTCCCCTCGGTGCGCGGCCGCGATCTCGTGGCGGCGCTCGTGGCGCAGGCCGATCGGGGCGCCCCGGCGTATCTGCTCGGCAGGCAGGCCCGCACGCTGGTTGCGTTGCCTGCGGGCGGCAGTCGGGTGGGCCTCGCTGACGGCATGCGGATCGACGCCCGTGCCGTGCTGATCACGGCGGGCCTCGGCGAGTTTCGGCCCCGCCCGCTGCCCGGTGCGGGGGAGCGCGTCGGCGACTCGGTGCTGCACTTCGTGCCCCGACCGACGACGCACGAGGGTGAGGACATCGTCGTCGTCGGAGGTGGCGACTCCGCGTTCGACTGGGCGGAGGCGCTGCATCCCATCGCCCGCAGCGTCACCCTGGTCCACCGGAGGTCTCGCTTCCGGGCCCATCCGGCGATGGTGCAGGCCGTCCGCGAGCGGGGCGTGCCGATCATCACGGACGCGGAGGTGCACGAGCTGCTCGACGGCCCTGCCGGGTTGAGTGCGGTGGTGATCAGGCTCGCCGACGGTCACCTCAGATCGCTGCCCGCCCAACGGGTGATCGCCGCCCTGGGCTTCGTCGCCGATCTCGGGCCCATCGAGACCTGGGGGATTACCGTCGATCAGCGGACGATCCCGGTCGACAGCACCATGCGGACGTCGATGGAGCGGGTCTATGCGGCCGGGGACATCGCGTCCTATCGCGGAAAGGTGCGGCTGATCGCCACCGGCTTCGGCGAGGCCGCGACCGCCGTCAACAACATCGCGGTCGCGCTCGACCCCGAGGCGCATCTCTTCCCCGGACATTCCAGCGAGGCGTGA
- a CDS encoding glycerophosphodiester phosphodiesterase, translated as MVRTSTLTVSLLVGAVLFTSGVGQAAVGQTRGSAADAAGADRAAEQIAGEADAAGGVHRRSFDIQAHRGGMAYLPEGTLPAFENALRIGVTTLELDIQITEDGREVVTHDRLINPAKCRDTAPVVEGDPDFPYAGKYVHTLTFAQVRTLDCGSQTQPDYPEQRPRPGETMPTLREVFQLVRRYGAHDVRFNIETKVEAGAPEETAPREEFVRVAAREIRRAGMLRRTTIQSFDWGALMLMRRIEPRLPLIALTEPNFLQVGEPGRSPWLGGLDIDDFGGSPVQAARSFGAGALSPVHGTPQHGVVGDPDYVPFTTRAMVEEAHEAGMKVVPWTINDEATMHKLIDDGVDGIITDYPRRLRSVAAEHGFELPKRYRHGHCGGRG; from the coding sequence ATGGTCAGAACATCAACGCTCACGGTGTCATTGCTGGTCGGCGCGGTGCTCTTCACCTCGGGCGTCGGGCAGGCAGCCGTCGGGCAGACCCGTGGCTCGGCGGCGGACGCGGCCGGTGCCGATCGGGCGGCCGAACAGATCGCGGGCGAGGCCGACGCGGCGGGCGGCGTACACCGCAGGTCGTTCGACATCCAGGCTCATCGCGGCGGGATGGCCTACCTGCCAGAAGGCACCCTGCCCGCGTTCGAGAACGCCCTGCGCATCGGCGTGACGACGCTGGAACTCGACATCCAGATCACCGAGGACGGTCGCGAGGTCGTCACCCATGATCGGCTGATCAACCCGGCGAAGTGCCGGGACACGGCGCCGGTGGTCGAGGGCGACCCCGACTTCCCCTACGCGGGCAAGTACGTGCACACGCTCACCTTCGCGCAGGTGCGCACGCTCGACTGCGGATCGCAGACTCAGCCGGACTATCCGGAACAGCGGCCGAGGCCCGGCGAGACGATGCCGACCCTGCGCGAGGTCTTCCAGCTCGTCCGCCGATACGGGGCACACGACGTGCGCTTCAACATCGAGACCAAGGTGGAGGCAGGCGCCCCTGAGGAGACCGCGCCGCGCGAGGAGTTCGTCCGCGTCGCCGCCCGCGAGATCCGCCGGGCGGGGATGCTGCGCCGCACCACGATCCAGAGCTTCGACTGGGGCGCACTGATGCTCATGCGGCGAATCGAACCCCGACTGCCGTTGATCGCCCTGACCGAGCCGAACTTCCTCCAGGTCGGCGAGCCCGGCCGGTCGCCGTGGCTCGGCGGCCTCGACATCGACGACTTCGGCGGCAGCCCGGTCCAGGCCGCCCGGTCCTTCGGAGCCGGCGCACTGTCCCCGGTGCACGGCACCCCGCAGCACGGTGTCGTCGGTGACCCGGACTACGTCCCCTTCACCACCAGGGCGATGGTCGAGGAGGCTCATGAAGCGGGCATGAAGGTCGTGCCCTGGACCATCAACGACGAGGCCACCATGCACAAGCTGATCGACGACGGGGTGGACGGCATCATCACCGACTATCCCCGGCGGCTGCGCAGCGTCGCCGCCGAGCACGGCTTCGAGCTGCCGAAGCGCTATCGGCACGGACACTGCGGCGGACGCGGCTGA
- a CDS encoding class II fumarate hydratase, which translates to MTEQQSGAPANDGEFRIEHDTMGEVRVPAEALWRAQTQRAVENFPISGRGLERAQIRALGLLKAAAGRVNGRLGVLDADLAEAIAAAAGEVADGLHDAHFPIDVFQTGSGTSSNMNANEVIATLATRHAGRDVHPNDHVNASQSSNDTFPTTIRVAATEAVVTDVIPALEHLASTLSKRADEWASVVKSGRTHLMDAVPITLGQETAAWAAQVRYGIERLQSSLPRLGELPIGGTAVGTGLNAPAGFGAAVSEELAAITGLPLTEARDHFEAQATQDGVVEVSGQLKTVAVSLFKIANDLRWLGSGPRTGLAELRLPDLQPGSSIMPGKVNPVISEATMMVVAQVIGNDAAVTFAGSQGNFQLNVMLPVIARNVLESCRLLAAVARLLADKVVVGTEVDEERAKEYAESSPSVVTPLNRYIGYEEAASIAKQSLKERKTIREVVLERGHVEAGSLTLEQLDEALDVLRMTNSTR; encoded by the coding sequence ATGACAGAGCAGCAGAGTGGCGCTCCGGCCAACGACGGCGAGTTCCGCATCGAACACGACACCATGGGCGAGGTTCGGGTGCCCGCCGAAGCCCTGTGGCGAGCACAGACCCAGCGGGCCGTGGAGAACTTCCCGATCTCCGGACGAGGCCTGGAACGGGCCCAGATTCGGGCACTCGGGCTGCTCAAGGCCGCTGCAGGCCGGGTCAACGGCAGGCTCGGCGTGCTGGACGCAGACCTGGCCGAGGCCATCGCCGCAGCTGCGGGCGAGGTCGCGGACGGGCTGCACGACGCGCACTTCCCGATCGACGTCTTCCAGACCGGCTCCGGCACCTCGTCGAACATGAATGCAAACGAGGTCATCGCGACGCTCGCCACCCGGCACGCCGGACGTGATGTTCATCCCAACGATCACGTCAACGCCTCGCAGTCCTCGAACGACACGTTCCCCACCACGATCCGGGTCGCCGCGACCGAGGCGGTCGTGACGGACGTGATCCCCGCGCTGGAGCACCTGGCGTCGACGCTGAGCAAGCGGGCCGACGAGTGGGCCAGCGTGGTCAAGTCCGGCCGCACCCACCTCATGGATGCCGTGCCGATCACGCTCGGCCAGGAGACGGCGGCCTGGGCGGCCCAGGTCCGCTACGGCATCGAGCGGCTCCAGAGCAGCCTTCCCCGGCTGGGTGAGCTGCCGATCGGCGGCACGGCCGTGGGCACGGGGCTGAACGCTCCCGCCGGGTTCGGCGCGGCGGTGTCGGAGGAGTTGGCCGCGATCACCGGGCTGCCGCTGACCGAGGCGCGCGACCACTTCGAGGCGCAGGCCACTCAGGACGGGGTCGTCGAGGTCTCCGGGCAGCTCAAGACCGTCGCCGTCTCGCTGTTCAAGATCGCCAACGATCTGCGCTGGCTGGGCTCCGGCCCGAGGACCGGCCTGGCCGAGCTGCGGCTGCCGGACCTCCAGCCCGGTTCCTCGATCATGCCCGGCAAGGTCAACCCGGTCATCTCCGAGGCGACCATGATGGTGGTGGCGCAGGTGATCGGCAACGACGCCGCCGTGACCTTCGCAGGCTCGCAGGGCAACTTCCAGCTCAACGTGATGCTGCCGGTGATCGCCAGGAACGTGCTGGAGTCCTGCAGGCTGCTCGCGGCGGTGGCCCGCCTGCTCGCCGACAAGGTCGTGGTGGGCACCGAGGTCGACGAGGAGCGAGCCAAGGAGTACGCGGAGTCCTCGCCGTCCGTGGTGACCCCGCTGAACCGCTACATCGGCTACGAGGAGGCGGCCTCGATCGCCAAGCAGTCCCTCAAGGAGCGCAAGACGATCCGGGAGGTCGTGCTGGAACGCGGCCACGTCGAGGCGGGCAGCCTCACGCTGGAGCAGCTCGACGAGGCGCTCGACGTGCTGCGGATGACCAACAGCACCCGCTGA